The Methanobrevibacter sp. TLL-48-HuF1 genomic sequence GCTCGTAAATATTTTGATGAAGAAAGCACTGATTTTAATGTAGCTGAAAGTGAATTTGGTGATGAAGCAGATAAGATATTGGACATGGTTTCTTTAACTGATAAAGCTGATCATTATGCTGCCGTATTAAGTGGTGGTGAAAAACAAAGATTGATTATAGCTAGACAGCTTGCAAAACAGCCAAAAGTATTGCTTCTTGATGAACCTGCTACAATGGCATGCCCTAAAACAAAACAAGAAATTCTTGATGCTGTTAAAAAGATTAATGAAGAATTAAATATTACAGTTGTTGTTGTGTCTCATTTACCTGAAATTCAAAGATATTTGGCGGATAGAGTTATTTTACTTGAAAATGGTGAAATTAAAAAAGACGGCAATCCTGATGATATTATTGATGAGTTTTTAAGTAAAATGGAAGCCCCTGTAGATATTGAAAACATTTCAACTGATAAAACCGTTATTAAAGTAGAAAATATTTATAAAAGGTTCTATCTGTTCTCTGGAGGAGAGGTTTTACAGATTAAGGATGTAAACTTTGATGTCAAAAAGGAAAATATTGTAAGTCTTATTGGTCCTAGTGGAGCAGGTAAAACAGTTTTACTTAGAATGCTGGCTGATTTGGAATTGCCTGATAAAGGAAAGGTTGTTTATGAAGTAGATGGCGATTGGGTAGATATTTCAATGCCAAGTATGCAACGTATGGATGTAAGAAGAAAATTAGGTTTTATGTATCAGGAATTTGCCCTAAGTTATTATGCAACTGTTTTAAGTCAATTAGCTACTCGTTTAGGTTATAAAAATCAGAATGTTGTAAAACAGGCAAGAAAAAAAGCTGAAAAATTAGGATTAGGCGAAGAATTATTGGACTCACTTTATGCTTTAATTGATTTGCCTGAAAGTGAAGCAAGAGACCTTTTAGCTAAAATTGGTTTAATGCCAGATATTTTAGAAGATTTATTCCCCAAATTCCCGGAAACAGCTACTAAAGAAGCAGTAAAAGATATTTTTGAATTGCTTGATTTGCCTTTGGATATTTTATATAGAAAATCATATGAATTATCCGGTGGTCAGGAAGTTAGAGTAATGCTTGCTTTGATTTTAATTTCAAAACCTGAATTCCTACTTTTAGATGAACCGTTTGGTGATTTAGATCCAATTACTTTAAGGATTGTAGCCAACTCTCTTAAAAAAATATCTAAGGAATATAATATTACCATTATAATGATTTCACATAATACTGACTTTGTTAAGGAAGTAAGTAATAGAACTCTCCTTATGGAAGACGGCAAAATAGTAGATGATAGTGAAGATGTTGATAAGGCTGTTGACAACTTTATTAACTTATGTCATGCTGATTATTTAAAGGAGAATTAATTAAATGTTTGATATTATTGCAGTTCCTGTTGATGGGTCTGAATATGGATATGAGGCAGCTGACGTAGCTATTGAAATAGCTAAAAAATTTGGTTCCAAAATAGCTGCTATTCATGTTTTGGAAGAATTTTCTTTTAGCAGTTATGATGAATCAGAAGACAGCGGTGATGAAATTTTAGCAAAAGTTACTGAGAAAGCTAATGCTGAAGGAATAGAAACTGTTGAGCATTTATTAACTGCTGATGCTTTAAGAGACATGAAATTTATTATTAATCAGACCTGTGCTGATTTAGTTGTTATTCATGCATTTGGTTCAGATAACAAAAGATTTGTTTCTTTTGAAGAAAATGAAGTATCTCAAAATCAGATTGGTTCCGTTAGTGAAAGGCTTTTAAGAACTTCTGATGTTCCTGTTGTTTTAGTTAGATAAAAAGTTGTGTAAAAGAATTTAAATATTATAATAAACTTAATTATTCATAACATAAACTATTTTATTTTTTATAAAAAAAGGAGACTCTTAATTTATGATTGTAAAAGATTGGTGCTCATTCTGTGGAGAATGTGCAGGTGTTTGTCCGAGAAATTTAATACAAGTTAAAGAGTATAGCTTAGTATTTGATGAAAGTGAGTGTAGAGAATGTAGTACATGCGTTGATGCTTGTCCTATTAATGCTTTGGAGAAAGAAGATTAGGGAGATTATTCTATGATTGAAACTGATGTATTAGTAATTGGTGGAGGACCAGCAGGTTCTTCAGCAGCAAAACATGCAGCTCTTGGTGGAGCAAAAGTTATTTTAGTTGATAAAAGATCTGAAATAGGTGCTCCAAAAAGATGTGCTGAAGGTGTTTCTAAAAAAGGTCTTGCAAAACTTGGTATTGAACCAAGCCCACGCTGGATTACTAAAGAAATTGATGGAGTAAGACTTACTTCTCCTGACGGAACTGATGTATGGTTAACAGAAGAAGAAATTGAATTACCTGAAGCAGGTTACATTCTTGAAAGAAAAGTCTTTGATAAACATATGGCTATGGATGCTGCAAGAGCTGGAGCTGAAATCAGAATCAAAACTTTAGCTACTGGAATGGATAAAATTGAAGATGGTTTCATTGTTTCTACAGAATCTATGGGCAAAACTGAAGAAATTAAAGCTAAAATAGTAATTGCTGCAGATGGTCCTGAAGGTCATGTTGCAAGATGGGCTGGTCTTAAAGGTAGTGCAAAAGCTAAAGAAATGGAATCTGGAGTTCAATATGAAATGGTAAATGTTGAATTTGACAGGGAAGCAGTTATTGAATTCTATTTCGGTTCATGTGCACCTGGAGGATATGTATGGATTTTCCCTAAAGGTGATGACATAGCTAATGTAGGTTTAGCTATTCTCCAGCATAAAGCAACAAAACCAGCTATTGAATACTTAGATGATTTTATAGCTAAATGTCCGGCAACTAAAAATGCTCAGGCTGTTGAATTAAATGTTGGTGGAGACCCTGTTGGCGGAATGCCTAAAAAAATGT encodes the following:
- a CDS encoding universal stress protein codes for the protein MFDIIAVPVDGSEYGYEAADVAIEIAKKFGSKIAAIHVLEEFSFSSYDESEDSGDEILAKVTEKANAEGIETVEHLLTADALRDMKFIINQTCADLVVIHAFGSDNKRFVSFEENEVSQNQIGSVSERLLRTSDVPVVLVR
- a CDS encoding 4Fe-4S binding protein, whose amino-acid sequence is MIVKDWCSFCGECAGVCPRNLIQVKEYSLVFDESECRECSTCVDACPINALEKED
- a CDS encoding NAD(P)/FAD-dependent oxidoreductase, which encodes MIETDVLVIGGGPAGSSAAKHAALGGAKVILVDKRSEIGAPKRCAEGVSKKGLAKLGIEPSPRWITKEIDGVRLTSPDGTDVWLTEEEIELPEAGYILERKVFDKHMAMDAARAGAEIRIKTLATGMDKIEDGFIVSTESMGKTEEIKAKIVIAADGPEGHVARWAGLKGSAKAKEMESGVQYEMVNVEFDREAVIEFYFGSCAPGGYVWIFPKGDDIANVGLAILQHKATKPAIEYLDDFIAKCPATKNAQAVELNVGGDPVGGMPKKMYDDNILVCGDAAGQVNPLTGGGIISGMTGGMYAGQVAAESIKEGNHSKKFLKKYDKIARDDLSHEIDKYKKVQEYMLTLSDEELDNIAHAFQDVNFEKISTTELVKALVKVSPKALLKLGKFI
- a CDS encoding ATP-binding cassette domain-containing protein, encoding MIKVDNISKTYELDNKDKVIGIKNISFEVKEGEILGIMGRSGSGKTTLLRLLRGVEELDEGCITVGDATVHAGDSQFYYNQLKKETAIHLQRSFGIWPETVRENVLRKLYARKYFDEESTDFNVAESEFGDEADKILDMVSLTDKADHYAAVLSGGEKQRLIIARQLAKQPKVLLLDEPATMACPKTKQEILDAVKKINEELNITVVVVSHLPEIQRYLADRVILLENGEIKKDGNPDDIIDEFLSKMEAPVDIENISTDKTVIKVENIYKRFYLFSGGEVLQIKDVNFDVKKENIVSLIGPSGAGKTVLLRMLADLELPDKGKVVYEVDGDWVDISMPSMQRMDVRRKLGFMYQEFALSYYATVLSQLATRLGYKNQNVVKQARKKAEKLGLGEELLDSLYALIDLPESEARDLLAKIGLMPDILEDLFPKFPETATKEAVKDIFELLDLPLDILYRKSYELSGGQEVRVMLALILISKPEFLLLDEPFGDLDPITLRIVANSLKKISKEYNITIIMISHNTDFVKEVSNRTLLMEDGKIVDDSEDVDKAVDNFINLCHADYLKEN